The Manis javanica isolate MJ-LG chromosome 2, MJ_LKY, whole genome shotgun sequence genome contains a region encoding:
- the LOC108407238 gene encoding uncharacterized protein isoform X1, with translation MGQTQATPKSLILSHFPKVKEQALSMSLGIKKGKLDTFCSVEWPSFGVGWPAQGSLSLDLIGKIKAIISRPGPEGHPDQLSYILVWEKLAENPPSWLEPFLVEKPHTDPQKTSILVAQEKSKPSDRRARNPVRPSAPPVLPDSSPLYPLPPIEQPPPYAEERGEASGGIENAAREPSRNQAAAASPDSSAEGGGRPERASSHSPTLAPRWAPGRTGGMQLRSQGARKQEGEAPSSTSEGAVPVLPVRAIGTGIAQQYQYWPFSSSDLYNWRTQNPPFSEDPKCLIGLVESIMFTHRPTWDDCQQLLRTLFTTEERERILNEARKNVLGENGRPTTLQPIIDEAFPLTRPDWDFGTAEGRERLRVYRQTLMTGLRVAARRPTNLAKVKTIVQGEMESPAAYLERLFDAYRQYTPINPEAEEHRSAVVLSFINQAAPDIWKKLHKWEDLGEISIRELLQQAEKVFNARETPEDREERLRKEKWVMQEKNRKEDREFQKRENKKQREEMARIFLAGVKEGPRPPQGTGPRQSRLEQDQCTLCKKYGHWKRECPQRREQGRGNPVKTLHLGEED, from the coding sequence atgggtcagactcaggctactcctaagagtctgatcctctcccatttccccaaggtcaaggaacaggccttaagtatgagccttggcatcaagaagggtaagctcgacaccttttgctcagtcgagtggccttccttcggagtaggctggccggcccaggggtctctttctttggaccttattggcaagatcaaagccattatctcccggccaggtcctgagggccaccctgaccaactttcctatattcttgtctgggaaaaattggccgagaatcccccttcctggttggagccctttttggtggagaaacctcatactgacccacaaaagacctccatcctggttgcccaggaaaaatcaaagccctctgatcgcagggccagaaatcctgtgcgcccaagtgcgccgcctgtcctccccgacagttctcctctttaccccctcccgccgattgagcagccacccccgtatgcagaggagaggggtgaagcttccggggggatagaaaatgcggctagggaacccagcaggaaccaggcggctgcagcttccccagattcttcagcagagggaggtgggaggccggaaagagcttcctcacactcccccaccctggccccacgctgggcgccaggtagaactggaggaatgcagctaaggtctcaaGGGGCCAGgaaacaagaaggggaggctccctcctccacctcagaaggagcagtgccagttctgcctgtgcgtgccatcggtaccggcattgctcagcaatatcaatattggcccttttcatctagtgacctttataattggaggactcagaatcctcccttctcagaggaccccaagtgtcttataggtttagtggagtccattatgtttacccatcgtcccacatgggacgactgccagcaattactccgcactctcttcacaacggaagaacgagagcgtatcctcaatgaagccaggaaaaatgtcctcggagaaaatggaagacccactaccctccagcccatcatcgacgaggcgttcccacttacgcgcccagattgggacttcggaactgcagaaggtagggagcgtctccgggtctaccgccagactctgatgaccggtctccgggtggccgccagacggcccactaacttggctaaggtaaaaactattgttcagggggaaatggaaagcccagccgcgtatctggaaaggctgtttgatgcttaccggcagtatacccccataaacccggaagcagaggaacataggtcagctgtagtcctctcattcatcaaccaggcagcccccgatatctggaaaaaactccacaagtgggaggacctaggggagatctctattagagagctgctgcagcaggcagagaaggtcttcaatgctagagaaactccggaagatagagaagaaaggctgaggaaagagaaatgggtaatgcaggagaaaaataggaaggaagacagagaatttcagaaaagggagaacaagaagcagagggaagagatggccaggatattcctggccggggtgaaggagggccctaggccacctcaaggaacaggaccccgtcaatcccgactagaaCAAGATCAGTGcaccctgtgtaagaaatatggacattggaagagggagtgcccccaaaggagggaacaagggagagggaaccctgttaagaccctgcacctaggagaggaggattga
- the LOC108407238 gene encoding uncharacterized protein isoform X2, which produces MKQTVLAIPIPSSPRGVREFLGSAGFCRLWIPGYAEIARPLYEATKEGPGWQSMQEQQEAFDRLKEALLRAPALSLPDPEKPFILFVDEKKGVAKGVLAQQLGPWKRPVAYLSKRLDPVASGWPPCLRILAAIALLVKEADKLTFGQNLRITAPHTVEGILKHPPGKWMTNARLTHYQGLLLDSPQIAFSDPVTLNPATLLPDPDLTTSIHDCRDILSEIIQVRADLKDTPLLNCELNWYTDGSSFVQEGVRRAGAAVVTHDGEVVWSTALLPGTSAQKAELIALAEALERAEGKRANIYTDSRYAFGTVHVHGVIYRERGFRSVEGKGLRNLQEVQRLLAAVEKPKAVAVIHVPGHQPKKTPEAIGNSHADAEAKRATLSDSLVLAALEIPIPELPALPPKPEYSPQDLEWIRKQVPGEVFGEGHWGRDQEGRLILPEALGQYLLANLHKSTHLGGKKLLSLFQSAQLVFPHQNEVTRQIMKECSSCAMLRPAPRGLHPAG; this is translated from the exons atgaagcaaactgtcctggctatccccatcccttcctcaccccggggagtgagagaatttcttggctcagccgggttttgcaggctctggattccagggtacgcagaaatagcccgaccactatatgaagcaaccaaagaagggccgggttGGCAATcgatgcaggaacaacaagaggcgtttgacagactaaaagaagctctcctccgggcccccgccctatctctgccagacccagaaaaaccctttatcctgtttgtagatgaaaagaagggagtggctaaaggagttctggctcagcagctgggcccatggaagagacctgtggcttatttgtccaagcggctagacccagtggcctccgggtggccaccttgtctgcgtatcctagcagccatcgctctactggtaaaagaggcagacaagctgacttttggccaaaatctgcgaataacagccccacataccgtggaggggatcctcaagcatcctccaggaaaatggatgacgaatgcaagactcacccactatcaagggctcctactagattctccccaaatcgccttctctgacccggtaaccctaaatcctgccacccttctgccagacccagatctgacgacctccatccatgactgtagagatatcctttccgaaattatccaggtgcgagcagacctgaaagacacaccgttactgaactgtgagctaaattggtatacggatgggagcagctttgtgcaggagggggtcaggagagcaggggcagcagtagtaacccacgatggggaagttgtctggagcacagctctgctccctggcacctcagcacagaaggcggaacttattgctctcgctgaggccctggaaagagcagaaggaaagcgggccaacatttacacagatagcagatacgcctttggcactgtccatgtccatggtgtcatctaccgagaaagaggattccgttccgtggaagggaagggactgaggaatctgcaagaagtccaaagactattagctgctgttgaaaaacctaaagcggtagcagttatacatgtaccgggccaccaaccaaagaagacacccgaggccatcggcaacagccatgcagatgcagaagctaaaagggcaaccctctcggactctcttgtgcttgcggccctcgaaatacccatacctgaactgcccgcactgccgcccaaacctgagtattcccctcaagatcttgagtggattaggaaacaagtcccgggggaagtatttggagagggacattggggtagggaccaggagggtagattgatcttgccagaagcattaggacagtacctgcttgctaatctgcataagtccacccatctaggtggaaaaaaactgctcagccttttccagtctgcgcagttggtgtttccccaccagaatgaggtgactcgccagatcatgaaagaatgcagtagctgtgcaatgctaagaccagccccaagagggctgcacccagcag gttga